gacattaagtataactgaagaatttatggatattaagtacaactgaagaagccaatcaggcgaaacgaccacttatctagaagtgtcgtcttttgatttattattggagccttccttgcattctccccggagagacggtcggtctgaagcacggccatcgtgggaaagttgggtttcataggagtttttcttcatggaagtcgggtttgactctttttggtttatgaactttacattggattctcctatgaactgggaatgaacttgaattccttttgaaatattgctttggtgtatttggtttgatgtttactatttttttggttattatatgaacatgaacaaatgtttttgtaccatacatttttctagttgtatttattgtgattgagccacgtgctgttgttcttatcagcctccaggtactagctggagatctcctgctattacaactgatctccagcctaatcgggatcagttttcctggagaaaatggccgctttggccattggactctatggcattggtccctcccctctccaaactccgccctcctcagactcaaccccaaaaatctccaggtatttcccaacccggagctggcaactctagatacaACAAGGGAGCAGTGAGATTGATTAGATCTTCGGTCGGGGCCTTTTCAATGATGGCCCCAAAGAGTCAGTTACTGCCAAGACCTGACTTTGACAGCTGCACACAGACAGTACATTTAACTTACATTTGCCTTAAAGCGTAGCTGGTATTGATCTCTCTGTACTATTTTGATGCTACAAGATAACTGAAGCCTCCGAGCATGAGTCCTGTGCCGCTTGGGGCATGCGCTTCAAAAAAGGGCTGCCTGACACATGGGGGGTGCCGTTGAGGGAGAAGGCGAGGGCCGGGAAGGTCCAGGtggtgttgccaggtccctcttcgccaccggcaggaggttttggggggcggagcctgaggagggcagggtttggggagggacttcaatgccatagagtccaatggccaaagcggcccttttctccaagtgaactgagctctatcggctggagatcggttgtaatagtgggagatctccagctactacctggaggttggcaaccctagctccagaaaATATCATAAAATCAAAATGAGGGTACCCGGCTTGCAGATGTTTGAGAGCAGCCAATTTAGAGATTAAAATATACACCAAACTGATTACCCAAGCCCTCCTGCCTCCCAAAGTTTATGGATTTCTATTGTCAGACATAGTGATGGTTGCTGATTTAAAtgacatttattatttttaaaaagtattcatTGAACCCATGGAAGATGCAATAGCTTTTAGGCATGACTGCTGAATGGGACtatcatgttcagaggcagtttatcTCTAAGTACCAATTGTGGGGGGCGTTGCTCTTCCCTTCCTGCCGTTTGAGGGTTTCCTGGAAGCAACCGTtatgggaaacaggatgccggaCTGCCAGTTTGCTGTCTGATAAATTTAGCCAGAGGTAGAGCCAGGATGggcaaaatggaacctccatgttcagaggttgAATACCAGAATAAGGGGACGAATGACAGCGGTGAGCTGTTGTCTTCTTGGCTTTCTTGTGGGAGTCCTGGGTTGGGAGCATCTTGCTGGACTCAACGAGATGCCTtggcctgatcctgcagggctttccTTGCGTTGTGGATCATGCTGCCAGGGCTGTCTTTAACCCTCTCAAGCTGCTGCATCTGTTTGACCTCTACTCCCTGGACGTGAAAATTGAGTCATTCGGCAACAATTCTTCCTGCAGTTAATTTGGGATGTGGAGGTGCCACCTGGGTGAATCCAGGAAACATTTACAGGGGTAATGGGGAAGCAGCATCAGCAATGAGGTTCTAGTCTGGGATGTCCCTGAGAAGGAAGGATATTTGAGAGTAGGTGGAACAGATGGCAGACTTCCTTTGCAGGGACAGGAAGCGGCTGCCAGCCTCAGCTTCACAGGGAGAAGAGCTGGCCCCCATTCAatccagggctgccaaccttcaggtggtggctggagatctcccgctattacaactgatccccagatgatctggagaaaatggctgctttggaaggtggaatctatggcattataccccactgaagcccctcccttccccaaaccccgccctccttgggctccacccccaaaatctccaggtagttcccaacttagagctggccaccctaattcaATCCCTGGTGCCTCCAGTTACAGATCTTGGGCTGCAGGTGTTGGGATGGTTTCTCtcactgccaattacaaagcagtgtgtaaagaggcggggattcaaatgcttcttgcatcccaggagctctttctgagcagaggaaaggctttttaaaaccaaggcttggattcccctccctttcagattgctccgtttgttttgtttgtttgttcttaaaatgcttttttatgcagcaattgggtttgggggagggttttctctcacagtagcctctacaaagtcagccaattacaaagcagcatttaaaggggcggggacttgatttgagcttggagactgctggtgcatagattcccagcaggaaagcatgggtccaggtagcaatgaacctcaggtaaaactcccatgcataaacgacctatacTGGCCTAGACGAAGATTAGACTGGAGGGGCccgaaagtccctggttcaatcctcagcGCCTCCAGTTACAGAATCTTAGAAAGCAAATGTTACCCGGCAGAGGAGTCCATTCTGAGACTGATGGGCTGGTGGTCTGAATTTCAAATGTGGGCCTTGCTGGGGAGCATATCCCACAGGTCATTCCATCGCCGATTCCCGCTGGAAAGGTCATAGGTTGGCGCGGGCTTGCAGGGGTGCCGTGGGGAGGGCCGGCCTGTTCCAGGTGGCCCAGTGGAGACGCTTTTCGGCTGGAAATTTCCCTGTTCCTCCTccagggaagaaagggggagggaagaaagaggtGCCCGAGGAGAGAAGGAGAGGTGGGAAACTTGGCAGGCAAGGTGGAGGCGGGCCAGGAACGGCGGCGGGGTGGGCATATGGAGAACAGCCGAGGCAGTAACGGCTCGGGCAGCAACTGAGTCCGTAAAAGGCATACGGGAGGTGGTGACCAAAGTTCATTGCCATCCTGGagaaagaagtagaagaagaattggtttgtatatgccacttaaggaagaatcaaactggcttcccttccctccccctccccacaatagacaccctgtgaggtaggtggggctgagagagctgtaacagagctgtgactagcccaaggtcacccagctggctttgcgtgtaggagtgggaaaaccaacccggttcaccagattagcgtccgccgctcatgtggaggagtggggaatcgaacccagttctccagactagagtccactgctccgaaccaccgctcttaaccactacatcacgttggctctcaaagaaaggagaaaggggggagTCAAACACATTCAGTAAGGATAGTTCTCTGTGCATGAATAGCCCCATGGCACCTCCATGTAGAGAGGTGAGTACAAAtgctttcatgccctgcttgtcgGCTTCCCACAAGTCCATGGCTGGCCTTGGTTGCAAACTGTATAGACCTATTCACTGCAGTGGCTAAATCAAGTttccaagttcagaggcagtctacctttgCATACCACAAatgactggggcggggggggggtctgttgccttcatgccctgccTGTAGAATTCCCAGAGGTATCCGACTCTGTTAGAAAACATCGGTCTGGATCTAGCAAGGATGTTTGGGTAATAATCCAGTGCCTTGACATAAAATATTATGAGCTTTTCAGACACTTTGCAGGCATTGTCTCAATCATCTGTGCAACAGCTCTGTAAGACAGGCCGGTACAATTATCCCCTTGCTTGcaaatgggagggagggggaccTGGTTAGAAAATTAGTGGCATAGggaagattcaaacctgggattcCTTAGCGTTCCATATAAAAGGGACACCCGAAGAGTTTATAACAGAGGTATAATTCTCAAGATTGTAGAATATTCGAAGTGCTTTGCAGGTATTTCCCTTGCAACAAacttgtaaggtaggccaggaTACTTTCCTATTatagtagggttaccagttctgggttgggaaatacctggagattttggggtggagcctgaggagggcaggatttggagaagggagggacgtcatagagtccagttgccaaaggggccattttctccaggggaactgacctctattggctggagagcagttgtaatagcgggagatttccagccaacacctggaggttggcaaccctatattatagACAGGGCATCAAGGCAGGCGGGGGAACGAGGCCTTCTTTGCTAAGGTCAAAGCAGAAGTgaaatttgaacccagggctTCTTGGTTCACGGCTCATTGTCAGTACGCTAATTCTTTTCACCCAGCTGAAGAGTGAAAGGAAGATGGTGGCTCTTTCCATCGGTTCTGGCGAGGTCAGCTCGGGGTCAGTATGGAGGGCTAAAGGTCTTATCCATCATGCTTTTGGGGTCGCGGTGGAGGTTAATAGAGCCCATTAAGGGATAGGGGAGGGAGGTTTTACCACGCATATGGCGTGGGGATCAGGGGGGTGGATTTGGGGCAGCCGGGTTCTGGCAGCTGCTGGCCTCTTACCTCCGGATGCGGCGCCGTGCCCTTCGCCGGTGGTAATCGCCCTTGGAGAAGTCCTCCAGGTTGGCCGGGTGGACGGCCCAAAAGTGGCCCTTTCCGTTGTCACTGCGGCCCGCTTTGACAAAGCACTCATTCAGGGAGAGGTTGTGTCGTACGCTGTTGCGCCAGCTTTTCTCCTGGGAATGAAAGGAGCATGCGGAACTCATTGCCCTGTTTGGCCACTGGTCTGGTTGGCTTTCAAAGGGGGGgattggacatagggttgccaacctccaggttcagtgGAAATAGCCACGGGTTACCACTTCCTTGACTCAACTTTGGAACACCTTCATATACATCAGCTCCAGTAGCGCTTGAAAGGACATATTCTCTCATGGAATTCATTCATCTGAGTAACTGATGGTTCCTTATTTGTGTTCATGTTATGTAATTTATGTTTTGTAATGGAGAGAATTATAACAGATGTTATAGGCATTTAGTAAACTATTGTATTATTGACTTCAACTGAGCTTTCGTGCTGCTTTTtgctagcaacctccaggtactagctggatatctcccaccattacaactgatctacagccgattgggatcagttctcctggagaaaatggccgctttggccattggactctatggcactgaagtccctcccctccccaaaccccgccctcctcagactctgccccaaaaacctcccgccggttgtgaagaaggacctggcaaccctacctatggttgaggtagggttgccgacttccaggtagtagctggagatctcctgctattacaactaatctccagccaatagagatcagttcacctggacaaaatggcactttgacaataggactctatggcattgaagtccctcccttccccaaaccctgcccttctcagaccccacccccaaaatctccaagtatttcccaacccagagctggcatccctacacgaGATCGAGTGGgcagtggctgcctcggctgcctcgtgggccggataagagctctccaggggctggatccggacAGCGGCCCGTATGTTTGACACTAGAGGGCTGGACTAGAGGGCTGGACTTAGGCTGGAGAGGCAcgagttcaaatctctgctctgaaACTCAACAGGGCTGTTGTGACAGCAAAACGGAGGGCAGAAGGTGGGGTGCAAATCGATGGGCCAACAAGAGAAGAGATAAGGGAGGGGAGAGCTATACCATGAGGGACTAGCCTCTTGAAGCGAATGGGACCTTGGGGAGTCAGCGTTGGGTTGTCAGGAGAGAAAGGTCACAGGAGGAAAAGTCAGGTTGAGAATTCAAATGCTGATGATCTCTCTCTCCcttatagggctgccagctccagtttgggaaatacctggagattttgggggcagagcctgaggagggcggggtttggggaggggagggacttcaatgccatagagtccagttgccaaagcggccattttcccctgctgaattgatctctatcggctggagatcagttgtaatagcaggagatctccagctactacctggaggttggagatcagagaggttttgtccgtgtgggacaggggacgctgaaaccatcgaacacaccactgatatgttgcccattctaccacgaagttagatcaaagcttatttcccccctgcttggtaaattccctgaagagtcagttgagcttttggcaaagaagctcctattaggagaagaccctctgcttacgctccaaactgccaagttctgcgccgctgctattaaaatacgcagaactttattagagaatggttgttagaatattttacaattttatcaattttaagatgatcaTTTTAACCAGGGATTGTTTtcattgatcttacacctttatatgtacgggcagtctgcgattctgcggtgcaaaactatcgagtctggaaattttgatgtgttggcatgtgattggtcagtcgaccgtattaacaAATATgaatt
This Euleptes europaea isolate rEulEur1 chromosome 2, rEulEur1.hap1, whole genome shotgun sequence DNA region includes the following protein-coding sequences:
- the LOC130472620 gene encoding hepatocyte nuclear factor 3-gamma-like, with the translated sequence MEGAGAGGPKQPGVSFTIDYLLFDKGKSPQEAPEPRDLQDPGFSRGKDVPLVVGPPSQGSPDPLDKPNLSYIALISTAILSSPEKKLLLCDIYQWIMDKYPYFKNKEKSWRNSVRHNLSLNECFVKAGRSDNGKGHFWAVHPANLEDFSKGDYHRRRARRRIRRMAMNFGHHLPYAFYGLSCCPSRYCLGCSPYAHPAAVPGPPPPCLPSFPPLLLSSGTSFFPPPFFPGGGTGKFPAEKRLHWATWNRPALPTAPLQARANL